The Neoarius graeffei isolate fNeoGra1 chromosome 10, fNeoGra1.pri, whole genome shotgun sequence sequence ATAAAAGTGTTAAGAACAaaagtatatataaataaaatggtaATTATAGCAGATGAATATCCAGTTAGAATGGTGTAAGCAACACCTAATATGGAAATCTGTTTTGATTTTTGAAGGTTCTTTCAGGTTGCCCAACTTAGCTAGGCTGCAAGAACCTCCTGTAACAACTGTTTAATGCACATTTTCATTCCTGGTTAAGTTGCTGCTAGTTCATAACAATGACATTTTTTAATCAAATTAAGTATAAAAGGTTTATCATTAATTGTAGTAGAATAATCCTCATGCAGATACAGCTGAGATTTGGCACCCAGGTCATGTGGGTGTTTCCCTTTTCAAAGTGGCTGCTCCAGTCTTTGCCCAGTCTCAGCAGAGACCTGACCCTCCTGCATACCTGATGCTGTTGATATGGCTTGGTTCCATGTTCCAAGTGGGAGTCATATCCCACCCCAAAGAATAACTGGAAAGTGTGACCTATGTGATTGTATGGTACAGCTAAtattcaaagacatacagattagatACAATGGGTCTACTGTAATTggcacaagctgtagtggtttcccagccataaatgtatgtacatatatatattgctatggcaaagctaaataaaaaatttaataaattaaACTAATGTatatggttatacacaaggcagtGACGGGGGCATTTGTCCCAGGGTAGGCTGCAAGTGGTGGATGTTTAGAGGATCAGGGTAGTTTTTCTGATGACACCTTTTGAAACAGAAAGATACATTTAATAAGAGCTGGTCTGATTGTTATAAAATTGTTAAAATTATTATTGTTGTGTGTACTTAGggtttgtgtgtgtttaaatgGATATTAAAGGgaaacttcatgattttttttttttttttttttacaccttgGGATAAATTTTTccatatttttaagtccaaatttTTACTCGGAACAACAACAATCGAAATAAGTACACTATTGAGTTAGAACTCTATAACCAGCAACTGCAAAATGCCTATACAATGTAATAATATGGGGGAAATATCTGCATCAAAGTAAACTGCTTGTTTATcactgacaggctcataatgTTATTATAAGTGTCTGACAAGATGGAAAGGATCCCTAGAAAGATACAACTGTCTGTTTATTTTAATAACTGTAAAGAAACTCTAGAAATAACTATTTCTACATCATtgttttacctttctcttcttccgTGCTCTGATGTAGTGACTAATGTTTGCTCCATATTATTACTTTGTATAGTCATTTAGTGGTTGCCAGTTATAGCATTCTAACGTAATGCTGGACAGATTTCCATGGGTTTTGtccctagtaaaaaaaaaaacggggcCCCAAAAGATGGGGAAAATAGAgctcaggtttaaaaaaaaaaaagtttcccttTATGTGCCATACCTGAATGCAGTGCAAAAATCCAAATGCTAGATACAAACTGAGTACCTTGGATGTTGCTCCTGTCtcctgttgttgttattgttgttgtttctgcCATTATAATTGTAGAAAGATTCTTGCTGTTCCTCTGTATTTAAGTGTTGCCAAAGTCTGGCAGCTTCCCTCATCCTTTCCCTGTAAACGTACAACCAGGCACATTTTGCATGtttttatggaaaaaaaaaaaaacaacaacaaagtaaATCATGTCAGATCTTTTCCCACCTTTATTGTGATATAGCAAGCAACAAAATTCAAGTAAAAAACAAATAtaaacatgggggggggggggggggataacctGGTTGTGTAAttgtgcacactttttttttaataaaagggaTTGTGACTGTGGCCAGAATTAACCAATCACATTTAACCTCATGATAAAAAGTAATTATCATACGTCATCAATTAATCAGTGATTCTGCTTCACCCCAAATAAAGATCCGCTGTTTTTGTATGATTTTTTTGATGTCCTCCTGGTTTTATGCCACAGCTGAAGCCATGGTCTGCAAAGAGGTTACAAAGCATGTATAGGCTTATGTCAAAAGATATCAATCAGGAAAGGTGTACAAAGGAATTTCCAAAGCATTAGATGTACCATACCAAATGGAACACTGAAGGTCATCATCAGCAAATAGAGAAAAATGGGACATGACAGTGGCATTAACAAGAACAGCACATCCTTCCAAAATGTACAAAAGATCAAGAAGAAAATTTATCaaggaggctgccaagagacctATGGCAACATTCAAGAAGCTGCaggattgtacaaccccgattccaaaaaagttgggacaaagtacaaattgtaaataaaaacagaatgcaatgatgtggaagtttcaaaattccatattttattcagaatagaacatagatgacatatcaaatgtttaaactgagaaaatgtatcatttaaaaaggaaaattaggtgattttaaatttcatgacaacaacacatctcaaaaaagttgggacaaggccatgtttaccactgtgagacatccttttctctttacaacagtctgtaaacgtctggggactgaggagacaagttgctcaagtttagggataggaatgttaacccattcttgtctaatgtaggattctagttgctcaactgtcttaggtcttttttgtcgtatcttccgttttatgatgcgccaaatgttttctatgggtgaaagatctggactgcaggctggccagttcagtacccagacccttcttctacgcagccatgatgctgtaattgatgcagtatgtggtttggcattgtcatgttggaaaatgcaaggtcttccctgaaagagacgtcgtctggatgggagcatatgttgctctagaacctggatacacctttcagcattgatggtgtttttccagatgtgcaagctgcccatgccacatgcactaatgcaactccataccatcagagatgcaggcttctgaactgagcgctgataaaaacttgggtcgtccttctcctctttagtccaaatgacacggcgtccctgatttccataaagaacttcaaattttgattcatctgaccacagaacagttttccactttgccacagtccatgttaaatgagccttggcccagagaagatgtctgcgcttctagatcatgtttagatacggcttctcctttgaactatagagttttagctggcaacggcagatggcacggtgaattgtgttcacagataatgttctctggaaatattcctgagcccattttgtgatttccaatacagaagcatgcctggatgtgatgcagtgccgtctaagggcctgaagatcacgggcacccagtatggttttccagccttgacccttacgcacagagattcttccagattctctgaatcttttgatgatattatgcactgtagatgatgattatgttcaaactctttgcaattttacactgtcgaactcctttctgatattgctccactatttgttggtgcaaaattagggggattgatgatcctcttcccatctttacttctgagagccgctgccactccaagatgctctttttatacccagtcatgttaatgacctattgacaattgacctaataagttgcaatttggtcctctagctgttccttttttgtacctttaacttttccagcctcttattgcccctgtcccaacttttttgagatgtgttgctgtcatgaaatttcaaatgagccaatatttggcatgaaatttcaaaatgtctcactttcgacatttgatatgttgtctatgttctattgtgaattcaatatcagtttttgagatttgtaaaattattgcattccgtttttatttacaatttgtactttgtcccaacttttttggaatcagggttgtataacccCACATTCACACCAAATGCAGTGAGAGCATCAACATCTGCTCTCGCCCTCTTGCTAATAACGCTGATAAAAATTCGTGGACGCTCTGTTATGTAGAGGAAATAGGTGGCTACAAGCTCGTTCAGAATGCTTtgtcttgcaaactttatttaaaagGACTGCAAAGCAAACACACATTAACTGGTATCTTATAGCTTAACAAAATACCATAATTTCAACacctaaaataataaaaaataatgtttaaATATTGGTTAACAATACCATGACTGCTTTCATTTTAACATATCCAACATACACATCTCATCTCGGAACGCCTCCTGTTCAACAGCATCATTCAATTCACATGTAAGTAAATAGCTAACATTTTTTTGCATGCTACGGTGCTAGTTAGCATGCAATTTCCTCCCGTTTtctaggttctgggttcgagcccagtggccagcaggggcctttctgtgtggagtttgcatgttctccctgtgtcagcgtgggtttcctccgggtgctccggtttcccccacagttcagttaggttaacatggggcggccttgggttgaagtgcccttgagcaaagtacctaacccctgactgctcagcAACTTAATTTTACTCTaagcgcgtacacacacacacggcactgACTGTTCAGCTCTCTCTATGGTTACTGGCTTCTCTCTCAAAGAACACAAAAGACACACTTAAGtaaattgccagtaatcaaacacaggtgCAATTCATCACACATCATCTGCCTCCTCTCCGTGCCCTCACCTGCCATGTATCCCCACTACCCGACTCAAGCCAAGGAGCCTTCTGGCTTGCAGttgaccccacacacacacacacaaacacacctcagtgGGAGAAGTAATCTGCCACCACCCTCTGTGCCCCCAGTCTgcagaccacctcaaacttaaatggctgaagAGCTACCGTAGATACCACCAGATAGCACCAGTACCAGATACCAATCAGAGCACCAAAATACCAAGGAGTGATCCACTTGTTGGAATCTTTCATGtaatggagccactggagtgggacAGAGTGAAACAGCATTCCAGCAAGTAGTATCAGAGAAGGAGGCCTAATGTCCAGACACTCCTCCTCTATCGTGCTGTATTTACTCTCCCACACTGAGAGCTTGtgtctgatgtacagcacagggcaccCCTCcctctccaccacctgggacaaaacagcccccaaccCTCTATCTGATGCAACAGTCTGCAGAAAAAAAGGGAGAGGAAAGTTGGGTGAATGCAACTGCAGGCCCTTACACAAAACCGCATTAACCTGGGTGAAAGCCCATTCACATGGCTCtgaccactggaccagatctggtaccccctttttagtgaggtcagtcagtgggctggtgatgtccaaaaagTTAGGTACAAAACTCTTGTAATAACCAGCCATCTTCAGGAACTGCTTCACCCCCTTTCTGGTCCTGGGTCTTGGGCAGGTCACAATTGCTgtggtcttatcaatttggggggaCACCTCCCCATgactcaagtggaagcccagataccatatttTGACCCACCCAGTTGCATACTTCCTTGGGTCCCACTTGTCTTAAGGATCTCAGGAAAGCCCATGGATGTTGTaaatcattactgtaaatgatgattttattacattacaggcatttagcagcctggggagcagttgggggttaggtgccttgcttaagggcacttcagccatttctgctggtccagggaattgaaccagtgaccttttggtcccaaagctactcctCTAACCATTAAGCAATGGCTTCATTAAGCCATGTTCTCTAAATGACATTGACATATGCACTGTGTGGGTAGAGGATTCTGTCCATGGGTCTTTGAAACAtcactggggctccaaacaacccAAACAGAAGGGTGAAAAACTGATATAACCcaaacggagtggaaaaggctgttttttttctcatgacattggagtcaagggaatctgccaatatcccttaggCAAattcagcgtcgaataaaagcgagccacacCAAACTGATTAAGCAGTCAAATTTAGATACCAAAGTCCACATAGAACTGGACTGACCTGTCGGTTTTGGGGACCAAAACCTCCAGGATGCTCCAATCGCTGTGTGACTCCTCCAAGCCTTGAGTTCAAAATCAGGATGCTATGATCAGATACATCTATTGATTTGTCTAGTTTGAGTGCATAATAGTCACTTGCTTTAATGAGTGTTACCTTCAGCTCCTTTATGTCCATCTCGTATATTCTCCTCCGTATGGTGTCATTGGAgatcgagattttttttttccatctaatTTGCGGCAGATTTGTGCCGAGGATCTCTCTGGTCATATCAACAGCAATGGGTAAAACAAGATCCTCTGTAACTATGTGAGGCTTcttgcattttgaaaaatgatgaaagaatTTGTATGAAATGCTTGCTCCTTAACAGTGCccacatttttatctttttttgagatgtatccAGATCcccttgctttcttttttttttttttttgggagggggggggCTTAGCTGGTTTGTATTTATGGCTTGAGGGTTTTGTCTCTAAATAACCTATTGTATGAATTTCAAGCTTTCCAGAGCCTATAACTCAGCAAACAAAACACATTGAGTTCTGCACAAACCATGCTTGTCATATTGTTTCAACTTTTGAAACAATAATTTGCTTtattgtcatatttttccatGGTTTTCTGTATTATGTTTTATCATTTGCATTTATCAACATTTTATTTTCTCCTCAGCAATCCTGGGCCCAATCTTAACGGCCCCACCAGTTGAGAAATGCTGCATGAGGAAAAACACTATTTATTAAAATGTGCATATGAACtggacatggggcggcacggtggtgtagtggttagcgctgtcgcctcacagcaagaaggtcctgggttcgagccccggggctggcgagggcctttctgtgcggagtttgcatgttctccccgtgtccgcgtgggtttcctccgggtgctccggtttcccccacagtccaaagacatgcaggttaggttaactggtgactctaaattgaccgtaggtgtgaatgtgagtgtgaatggttgtctgtgtctatgtgtcagccctgtgatgacctggcgacttgtccagggtgtaccccgcctttcgcccatagtcagctgggataggctccagcttgcctgcgaccctgtagaaggataaagcggctagagataatgagatgagatgaactggaCATCTCCCCCCATTATTTATATTATgctatttatttatattattatcaAAAATGAAGCTATCAAATACAGTCCAAAGCTAAATAAATGGCAGAACACTTCCCCGGTTGTAAAATGTCCCACGCGGGGCCCGAACAATAGCACATAAACCGTTAGTTGACaccaggcatacctaacaacctgtgttttctctctccctttgtctgtctctctgttgagTTATATGTCAATCCTGAGGTACCAGTGATgcggacctcttctgctctttggacctgcctgatccgttCTGATAccttacgtctggctggagtctcatcacattgctcttgtggaggatggccccacatggacagtcgaaagacacacttggaagatggctctggacacttacagttttgctgtgatggctaacgactacaatcaccatgataacttcaggactgcagttgtcaaatagttttgcactcaagtctccatcaatgaacagttgatgacttcaacaaaacagacttcatgctaaaactgaaatgaattttcctggttacacagttggactttgtgactatataggacacagttatcgaagcgagttatttataatcacgctatctgttatcacccaaatgaggataggttcccttttgagtctggttcctctcaaggtttcttcatgtcatctaagggagttttcccttgccacaggcttgcacATCAgtgataaatttattagggataaaattagctcatatgtttaaagtctttaattttctgtaaagctgctttgcgacaatgtctgctgttaaaagtggtatacaaataaacttgacataacGGCCACTTTAAGTATGAATAATCTCATAATAGGTCACCTGCCGAATCATGTAGATTTCTATGTAAGAGAAAGTTGTCCATTCTACAGTACTTCATTTTTTCGGTGAGGGCAAATTTAGCAGGTATTTTACCCATAAGTATGAGTGCcaataaaatgtgtgtatgtatgaaaaATAGTGTGTTTTGTACGTTATATTAATTCTAGTCTTCTAGTCAAATATGTACAAATTAAGGCTGTGACCAGGCTGGTGTCCCCCCTCATTTCCCCACTTTTCTCATTTTCTGTTCCCTAATCTCACCTTTCTAGTTGTTTcatctcctctttcttcacacgcTTCAGCAAACATGAAGTGATGAATAGTATGCTCATCAACAGTATGATGGCTGTGCTGACAATGGACAGAAGCACAGCCAGGCGGAAGCCCTGGACTTCATATACTAATAGGAGATATTTAGATTAGATATTTAGGAGTACATAAGAATAAGAGAAGAGAATAAGGGAAATCTGTGAAATAAAAGAACCAATGGGAAGTGCCATTCACATTTTTACCAGTTCATAAAAATATAATTCTTAGTAATAATTAAATATTTTTGCTCATTGTGATGAAAGTATTATCAAGAAAATCATTACATTCAATATTTTTATATTATGAAAGATTGGTAATTCAAATATCTATTGTACTCTTTTATACTATACCTCTGTAAATTGGCTTTTTTGAATTGGTTTTACAAAACAAAATTTAATTTGCATAGTTTTGactgctaattggtagctctattgTTCTCCATGATATAGACCCCCAGTGAGACAGATCACTGTGACGTCAGCTGTGCCTCCTGGTTGCAAAAACATAGCCAAAGATTAGGGTAATTTATTAGACTACATCAGAATATTTTTGTCCAAGATTGTGTGTTGTGTATTTGAGTGTCAGACTTTTGTTTTTACAGCATACTATCATGAACTAATACATTTTCAAGCCAACAGAAGACAGTTGTTGTTACAGGCAATTAGGAACTCAGTCTTCGGAGTGCCCATTACATCTCAGCCAAGTAGCTTACTGACATATCAGTGAAATTGGCTTgctaactaaggccctgtccacacagcaacggattcaggtgaatttgataaaattgtttatcgtttcggcctggcgtccacacggcaccggcattttgggtgccccaaaacgaaatcttttgagaacgggttccagagtggaaaaatctggcaacggagccgttgcgaaatcgtctggatgagtagaacggatttgtttacgatgatgtcacaaccacatgactgtaagtgcttcacgccgggtagaagtgtaacaaactcgatgggagttgtcaacaaatcctataacttggttcatgaaatgcgcttacaaaatattttcactgtgaatatttattgtgtaatggtgcaaagtgagagagagagagagagagagagagagaatagcccttagggcagagtcttttagtccaaacactgcggaagcagtaccaaaccgtgcaccgcccgtgcgctttccaaaaacaatcccgccagcaaaaatagaaaaaaaaaggagcgatctcacctcttcagatgttggtttaagtccgacaatacattcctcaaaaagggcgtagaagaacaaagtaatccatcaacgtgtagcattcaatttattccagaccattaaagaattctggaggatatcagaatgttggcgtaccggcttccatctacccccattcattcctctttccgcgtctttcgttttacgctactgattaataatcaaaactttatgtggctgatgctacagaagaaggggtttatgcgcatgcgtctacttcttctattgttctggtgtctccgatgggaccgtcttacagcgcacgtagaggtgtggcatgtgtattgcatcgttttcagcaagcgttgcgttgccatatgtacctgatattttactgatccattgcccatgtggacgcgatatttaaaaaaaaaaaaatctcgttgccgttgtcgtgtggatgtagcctaaatttaaCAGGCTTAGCATGCTagtttataaataatataaatgtgCCATGCTAGCACATTTATATTATTTTAATGCAAACCTATATAGCTCACAAAGTCTACATCATGGAACTATCTAGCCAATGCTAGATAACTAGGACACATTCTTACTGAGGGGTTGCCTATGTCAAACATGCAAAGAACAAAAGTGTAAGCATTAAGAGACTGGTATGCCATCAATTTCTCTCTAGTATAAGAGCTCAGTTTCTATGATATATAGCTCTGgacaaaattaagagaccacttcaattttttcttaaatcagcatttcTATgtctggcagccatttcattccagtgtctctgctggaattccaacacaagtacacctcattttacttaatgagatactgattaggtgatcacctgaaccaaagctTATTtaaatgaggaaaagtataaaaaccactgctgtggtcatcactatcctcttgcaataggactagTTTAGATGGCAAAATAGTGCTAGTAGTATCTTAAGTTTAATTGGAAGACCCAAATATCTATTCATTaagccaaaagagttaaaaagaaacattttgagtgagaaaaagaagggttcaattctggctttactggcagagggatacagtgagcatcaggttgcttccatcctcaaaatttcaaagacagcagttcataagaacaaggttaagcagcagacactggggacaacaaagttgcagactggcagagggcaaaaacaactctccactgactgggatgatcgtgaactccttcaaatgtcactcaacaaccataggatgacatcaagtgacccacAAAAAGAATgccaaatggcagctggggtaaGTGCACAGCTGAAACAGGCGCCTCTGGGTGGGATTGAAGTAATGAAAAGCTCGGAAAAAAGCccatcatcaatgagaagcaaagaagagccaggctgaggtttgctaaagaccataaggattggaccatagaggactggagtaagataATCTTCTCTGATGAGTTCACTTTTCAACTTTATCCATCACCTGGTTGTCTAATGGTTAGATTGAGACctagagaggcctacaagccacagtgtctcacgcccattatgaaatttggtggaggattggtgatgatctgggggtgcttcaacaaggctggaatggggcagatttttgtttatgaAGGACACacgaatcaagccatgtacaaggtaatCATGGAAGAAAACTtgtttccttctgctctgacaatgttccctaactctgaggatcggtttttccagcaggacagtgctccatgccacacagccaggtcaatcaagatgtggatggaggaccacaagatcaagaccttatcatggccagcccaatctccagatctGAACCCCATTAAAAACttttggaatgtgatcaagaggaagatggatggtcacaaaccATCAGACAAAGCTGAGGTAATTGAATTTTTGccccaggagtggcataaagtcacccaagagcaacatgaaagactggtggagaacatgccaagatgcatgaaagtTGTAATTAAACATCTGGGggtttccaccaaatattgatttctgaactcatcctaagttcaaacattagtattgtgttgtttaaaattgaatataatcttaatttctatgcattattcaatgtttgaaaacacttcatcatttttgtcattttgaccagttgtcattttttgcacttaaatgctctaagtgactATATTtgtatgtggaatttgggggaaatactgtcagtagtttatggaataaaacaaaaatgctcaTGTCTCTCAAACAtatacctataaatagtaaaaccagagaaactggcaGAGAAACTGGGCTTTTAATTTTTCCAGACCTTACACTCAGTCACATAGACTCACATATACACTCACAGGTATTAGGAACACCTACCAATTCATGCAATTATTTAAtctgccaatcatgtggcagtgtgtgtgtgtgtgtgtgtgtgtgtgtggccacatGCAGATACAGCTCA is a genomic window containing:
- the LOC132892976 gene encoding sushi domain-containing protein 3: MESTVAPEDRSLIGTSNQPGQCTPMPSPRLGKLNVMAGNGTSVGTVMTLVCPLMHRATSGGRITCVQELNSTEWSGGIPQCQLYEVQGFRLAVLLSIVSTAIILLMSILFITSCLLKRVKKEEMKQLERERMREAARLWQHLNTEEQQESFYNYNGRNNNNNNNRRQEQHPRCHQKNYPDPLNIHHLQPTLGQMPPSLPCV